The sequence GCTGTGCTTGGGCGATTAGCAGCCCGCCTGGTTGTGGCCCCTGCTCTGGACTGGACGCCAGCCTGGTCCCTCCCTGGTCCCTGGAGCTGACATCTGCCTTTTACTCCTGCCAGCTTGACCCATCCTGACAGGCCTGGAGCCTCAGGCCAGCCAACTGGGGCTTGGTCCATCCCGCATAGCACCACTTCAGGCCTTAGTTTCCCTATTTGTGCAGCAGAAAAGTCTGGGTCTGCTCAGAGGGAAGGGCGTCCCCCAGCCAACGTGGTCTGCTGGCTCCCCCTGGTGGTGCCATGTGGTATAAGGCATCTGTGAACCCACAGGACACTGTCATCCCAttctacagaggaggaaactaaggctcagagaagttaaatcatTTGCCCCAGGTCAGCAAAAAGTAAATGGTGAggctgggattggaacccagcTCTGTCTGGATTTGGAGCTCCTATCTTAACTGGGAAGTTACAATCCCTGACAGGCCAACACCTGAAGCACCTCTCAGTCCTTGCAGACATGCAGGTCTCAGGAGCAGAACTTGGGGGAGGAAGACAGCTCCAGTCTCCAGACCTGACCTGACCTTGGTAGAACTCTCCAAGGctcagacagggaaactgagggcAGGGTCCAGCCCTGTAGGCCCTGACTGGGCATGTGCCCCCTGCCCCACAGAGCTGCCCCCATCTGAGTTCCTGCAAGTGGCTGAGGCCACGTGGCTGGTGCTGAACGTATCATCCCACAGTGGCGCAGCAGTGCAGGCTGCTGGGGTCACCAAGATCGCCCGCTCAGTAATTGCACCGCTGGCCGAGCACCACGTGTCGGTGCTGATGCTGTCCACCTACCAGACAGACTTCATCCTGGTGAGTTTCCTGCAGGTGCTGGTGCAGGGCAGGGTGGACATGGGTGCCTGGGGACCCATGTGTTGTGCCATCTCCTGTGGCCCAGGTGCGAGAGCAGGACCTGTCCGTGGTGATGCACACGCTGGCCCAGGAGTTCGACATTTATCGAGAGGTGGGCGGGGAGCCTGTGCCCGTTGCCAGGGATGATTCCAGCAACGGCTTTCCCCGTGCCCAGCATGGTGAGGGCCGCCCTCTGACAcccaggcctgggcaggggctcctcttcccaCTGGGCCCCTTCCCTTGTGCAGGTGGGTCTGTGGGCTTAGGGAGACCAGCTGACACTGACCCCCTCATAAGATAGGGAGATGGGGCCAGGAAAACTCAGGCAGGTACCTGCATGTAGACCGTGACCCGGcacccagcccaggcctcctCTCTGGCTGGCCACCAGGGGGCGTCGCAGCCCACAGTCGCCCTTTCACCTGCCACCACCTTGTCCCTCCGGAGCAGGGCCCAGCCCCACGGTCCATCCCATCCAGAGCCCAGAGAACCGTTTCTGTGTCCTCACGCTGGACCCTGAGACGCTGCCAGCCATCGCCACCACCCTCATTGATGTCCTCTTCTATTCACACAGGTGGGCCTTGTTTGCGTTTGTCTCTTTGTCCTCATATCTTGTTCCCCGTGCTCTTTCCCACCACCTTCCGCCCATCCCTTGGTTCTGCGGATTCTGTGCCCTGTTCTGTATCTGGGGTTCCTGGCAGCCTGCGATGCACATGTATCGTGCACTGAGGTTCAGGCAAGGTCCTGATGCCGCAGCTGGAGCCCTCCCCTCTGGTGTGGGCAGAGCCACCCCTGAGCTGTGCCCTGGCAGGCCCTCCGGCCCTGGGTTCTGTGTCTTTGGCACAAGCAGGGTTCATCatcttcccccatccccacctacACCAGCAGGAGGTCAGGGTGCTTGGAAGGGGAGAAAGTGGCCCAGGGACAGGAGGGTCTGCCCAGGGCCAGTTGTGCCAGTCCCTTCCCAGGTGTGGAGGCCAACAGGGAGGTGGAGTGGACAGAGCACCTGAGCCTACTCTCCCTCCCCAGTCCCCCTAAGGAGGCAGCCTCCGGTGGTCCTGGATCCAGCTCCATCACCTTCTTTGCTTTCTCCCTCATTGAGGGCTACATCTCCATTGTCATGGATGCTGAAACGCAGAAAAAGTATGTGACCCCTGACCCTAGGTGGGCCACAGGCCCTAAGTcagccccagggagggagggggtagaGCGGCAGACTCCGAGGTCACCAGGCTGACCTGCCCAGGGAGCTCATAGTGGGGCAAGGAGGGGACAGGGGtgccctgcccactgcccacctgCCTCCCCAGGTTCCCCAGTGACCTGCTGCTGACCAGCTCCTCAGGGGAGCTGTGGAGGATGGTGCGCATCGGCGGACAGCCCCTGGGCTTTGGTGAGGGCTGCACCTCATGTGTCGGGGGCTTgggaagggctgggggtgggggtggggatcagGGCGATCCACATGGACCTCTCCTCAACCCTCAGATGAGTGTGGGATTGTGGCCCAGATCGCAGGTCCCCTGGCTGCGGCCGACATCTCCGCCTACTACATCAGTACCTTCAACTTTGACCATGCCCTGGTGAGCGCTGCTGGCTGGGGCCAGGGCCCCTGGAGGGACgctgagggggtggggtggcaggaGGTGGCCCCAGCTGGCCCAGGAAGTTGGGCAGCCCTGACCCCTCCCTCTGTCCACCTGCCTGCAGGTTCCTGAGGATGGCATTGGCAGTGTCATCAAGGTCCTCCAGCATCGGCAGGAGGGTCTGGGCTCCTGAGGCCCTGAGGGGAACAGCAGCCTCCAGgctctccccttgtcctcaagctTCCAGAGACTTCTCAAAGCTTTTTACTCAAGCTCTGGGATGTTCCTGTCGGGGGACTCCTCCTTCCGCTCTGTGTATGTAAGCTGCGTGCAGACACTGGCTCTCACGTGGACACGCGTGTCTGCCCATCGCAGGGGAACACCGTGCTCAgggcttcctccaggaagcccctcaACCCATCACTCCCTGCGGGGCCTCGGCATTTGCACATTCCCTGCCTGAGGCCAGAGCCTTCCCCCTCTCAGCGCCCTGGGTGGGCCAGCTGCTCCCCAGAAGGCCTGATCTCCCTTCTGCCTCTGGCTCTGTTGCCTTTCCTGGCCAAGTGGATTCTGACAGTGCCTTCCCTTCCTGGGGCCtccaaaaaaagtatttttacatctctatctctcttcttttttaatcaaCTTGTTAATAAAGAGCTTGTAGTGAGCAGGCCAGGCTGTGGTCCTTGGGGTTGTCCAGGCCTTGGCCATGCCTGCCCCACAGCTCCCCAGGGCCCCTCTGCCTGAGGTCCTGGACTCTCCCCGCTCTGCCGGCTCCGGGCCTCACCTCCCTCAGTTCTCACCTCAAGAGCGTAGATGAGCTATCGCTGTTCTCCAGACAAAGGACCTATGCGCTGGGAGGTGGAGTGACTTAGCCAGGGTCACGTGATTCCTGTCCAGGGCTGCCTGGCTCTGAGGTCCAGGCTTTCTCTTCATTACTTGCTGCTTCTGAACAGCCCAGAAGGTTCAGAACAGGGAAGAGACTCCCAGACCCTCCTGCCTGGGGGTCCCCCAGCTTCCCTGGACCTTGGGTGTGGCTGGCCTGTTGCAGAATCCCCTCAAGGAGGGGAGCCCTAAAGCACCTCTCCTTCAGGCTGCTGCCTGCTTTCTTTTGGACCACGCCTGAATTCTTTCTGTCCCTCACGGGAGCAGTCAGTTCTTGCAACCAGGGCTCTCCtggagcaggggtgggagggggccagTCAGAGTGTGCACCTGGGAGTCTGTACACTGGGCTTCCCCTGGCTGGGGGGACAGGACAGGGGCCTGGAGGCCACCTGGAGCCCCCTCTCCCCTCGATGGCTGCACGCTGGGGCCAGAGGCTCTGCACATCTGGGCCGGGGTTTCCTGTCACAGAGGGGCCACCTCCCTGCTCTGTGAGTTGGGATTCCGCTGTGGCCCGATGGGGCCCCACAGATGTGCTGGGGAGGTTATCGGGTACCCTCAGCCCAGACCCGCCCGCGctcaggaagggaagaagggtgtGACTTCAGCGTACTCAGAGGTCGTGGTGGCTCCCCAGAAAAGCCAGAACGGGTCCAGACCTCTGGCAGTGCGCCCACCCTGCCCCTGGGAACCTGGGGGCTGAAGATCAGAGGAGCAGGGAGCGCAGCCCAGCCCGGTGAGTGGCGGTCGGGCGCCCTGGGCCAGCCCCTTCCCCTTGGCCTCCGTTTCCCCGAGTGCATTGAGACCTAGGAGGCAACTCCCTCAGGATCCTATACCCTTGGACCCTGGGAAGGGGGTGTTTGTTTGTAGTTTGTCTTTGGGTTGGGGAGGGTCCTGCTTCTCTCCCTGGAGGGGCCGCCCTGGGCCTTGGCTCGAGGGATGTCCTGGGCTGAGATGGGGATTTTAGAACCAGAATTCTTGGGGCTGCCTGACCTGTAGCTAGAGAGCTCCTGGCCGCACGTCCAGCTCTGGGggtctgtccatctgtctgtcaGTTTGTGAGTCACTGCCTGATTTGGGTGTTTCTGTCATCCCAGTTTTCCAAGTGTGTGAGGTCTCACCTGATCCCCCACACTGGGTCCTAACCCGGCAATGGTCAGATCTTGCGACTGCCCGTGGGATTGGGCTGGGTGCGAGGCCACAGGCCTGCCCCGGTGGGCTGGTACAACTCAGGCCCAGGCCTAGAGGCCAGCATGTCCACCTGCGTCTCCACCACACGCATGCAATTGTGTGTGGAATTGTTAGCTCCCAGGGCATTAGGGTCCTTGGGGGTCACTGGGCCGGCTCTCGGCCTTCTTGGCAGGTTACAGATGGGGAGAGCTGCTCAGGGAGTGCAGGAGACTGAGACCTCCCTGGGGTTGGGGCACAGGGCTTGGGAAGTGCCTGGAGAACACAGCTTCTCTGGGAAGGGGATATGACCCTGGCCTTCTCGCACAGCTGATGCGCTGGGTGCTGTCTGACAGGTAGGTCTTGAGCTGTcctgggccaggggagggggacTCGCAGAACCACTTCCTTGTCCACCCAGGCTCCAGAGAATTCTAGGGAAAAGGAAGTCGGTCTGGTCAGCCCAGGCCTCGGGTTGGGTCATTCATAACTGAGGTTGGGGGCACTTGCTGGCTCACCTGGAGCCCCAGTCCACCTGTCTGCCTCAGCGCGGCCACTCCTGAGCATGAGGCCGAGGACCACGGAGCCTAAGCGCTTGTTCTCAGAAAGATGCAGCCCATGCCCGGGGAGGGCCCTGCCCGCAGTCCCTCAGCCCCTCAGCCCCACGTCCGGCATCTGCAGGGTGGGGGGCTGTTGGGTGGGTGGGGACGGGAGATGAACAAACCTCAGGCGTGAAGAGTCCCAGGCTCATTTCTACCCTTTCTGATCTCCATGCTCATACAGAAGAAGTGACCTCTTCAGCCCTCCTTGAAGGCATTTGAGCAGAAATTCAGGGTTTAAGGttttcacccccaccccagctgggTAGGGCCGTGAGGTCCCACGCTCACCAAGTTGCTCCAGAGCGGGGTTATTTTCCTGCGTAGAGGGGAGAATAAGGCCACGCCCTCTCCATGTTCTACCTGGTCCCACCGGGTGGGACTGGTCCaagcaggaggaaggaggggcagcTGTCTGCAGCTGACTGACTGTGAGCCCAGGGAAGCTGCTTCCCCATCCGTATGTGGGAGAGGGGAGCGGTGTGTTCCATTAATTCATGTATTCAACACACGCTCTCATTATCCCCCTTTTACACAGGGGAAACGAAGCACTTCACAGAGGGGTGAAGTGACTTAACCAAGGTCGCACAGCTGGGCATGGCAGAACCATTATTCACAAAGAAGGTCAATAGTGCCCCTAGGGGCCTGGGGAGGTTCCCTGGGGGAAGGGATATTTTAGCTGAACCCTGAGGGACCAGGAGGATTTTGCAAGATCCCTCTCAATCCCAGCTGTCTGCATTGGTGACTGAGTGTCTACCGCTGGTGGCAATGGGTGCGTGGCAATGGGTGTGTCGGCGGGCACGTGAGGCGTAGCCCTGCCTCCTCCCTgaccctgggctgggctgggtgagCCCGTTGGGCAGCAGGCGGGGTTTGTGTCTCACTTTCCCAGGCAGGCCCAGGTGCTGGGTTCCCAAGCCAGGGGTATCTTAAATGGGGGTGCCCAGAGCTCCCTTCCCAGGGGGTTGGTCACGGTGCCACATGGATGGGTGTGCTGCACTGGTGTGTGCATTCACAGTGTGCAGGCCTTCATGGGCATCTACAGGCAAGTCTGTTTTGGCCagaaagtgtgtgtatgtgtgtctgtctacacctgtgtctcagtGTCCGTGTGTCTCAGTGTCCATGTGTCCTTGTACTTATGGCTCCATGTCGGAGGTCTGGATGTCTGTGGCTGTGCATGCATCCAATTTCTTATAAACATCAGCTGTGTGCCTGGCTCCGTGTCTGCATGTGTCCTGTGTATGTGTGGCTGGTGTGTGCATCTATGCCTGTGTGTGAGCATTTGTGGCATGtatttctgtgtgtctgtttttgtctgTGGCTGGGGCAGTTTTTCTATGTccatgtgtgcgtgcacacgtCTGCATCTTTTGTTTTCACATTCACACCTGTGCCCGTGTACACCCTCTTGTCCACTTTCCTTCTGGGGACCCACTTCCCTCAGGGCCCcctgctctccctctccctgaTAGCAGAAGGCCCAGCTCCCTGCCGTCCCCTGGGGAGTGGTGGGCTGTGCTGCCCAGCCCCCCAAGCCCTACCTCTTCACCTCTGCCCTCCGCCCCTGGCCGCCTTCCCCCCAGCCTCTCCcgtctccctcttccctctctgcccacttctcTGTCCCTCTTCTGTCTACAGCCCAAAGGGAGCCTAGCCCTGCTTTCTGTCCCCCTGTGCATATGCCCCTCAGCCTGAGCTCTCTGCAATGACCCAGCCCCAGTGCCCTCTGCAGCCCAGCACCCCCCATTTCCCAGGGTCCTGAGTCAGCCCACGGTTGTCCTTGCCTGTGTGGCCACCCCAGACCTCCCGCTGGTCTCCCTGCTTGGGTCTCCCTCTCCTCTGGCTGCAGAAGCATATTTTCCCCAGCACTAgtgtgctccctccctcccctgtctcCAGCCTTCCGCAGCCCCCCTGCTCTGTCTTTGAGACCagcacccccaccaccaccccacccctggcccccctccccctccagtgTCTCACCTATACTTGCTCTCTCCTCACACCAGGAGCCTCCACTCCAGGCAGCTTCCAGGCCCTGTCCTGAGCTGGCATACCCTGGCCTTTTAAATTTAGGTGTGCCTTTTCTAAGTTGACAAGAGCCcatgcacagggacttccctggtggcgcagtggttaagaatcctcctgccagtgcaggggacacacgttcgagccctggtccgggaagatcccacatgctgtggagcaactaagcccgtgtaccacaactactgagcctgtgctctagagcccgtgagccataactactgagcccatgtgccgcaactactgaagcccgtgtgcctagagcccatgctctgcaacaagagaagccactgcaacgagaagcccacgcaccacaacgaagagtagccccccggctgcaactagagagagcccgtgtgcagcaacgaagacccaaccaaaaataaatgaataaatacatttattaaaaaaaaaaaaaaaagcccatgcacaggTGCTCACTGGGCAATAACACAGAAGGGGCTGTGGGAGACCCTCTGACTCTCCAGCCCCTTTGGAGTCGACTTCCTGCTTCCCAGCCTCTTGGTTTTCCTGGAGTCGTGTTCTTAACTCtgccttaaatttttatttaattgaagtgaaattcacataatataaagttgaccatttaaaagtaaatagtgggacttccctggcagtccagtggttaaaactctgtgctcccactgcagggagcacagggttcgattcctggttggggcaTGAttgcgcagcacggccaaaaaaaaaaaaagtgaatagctacctcagtggcatttagtacattcacagtgttatgcaaccatcacctcttTCTAGTTCCCaacacattttcatcaccccaagaggAAACCTTATACCCCTTAGCTGTCacttcccactcccctcccccaacccctggcagtCACCaatctgtctttatggatttcagtattctggacatttcctgtAAATGGAATCATCTAATATGTGACTTTTGGTGTCCAGCCTTCTCACTCAGCATGATGTTTTTTGAAGTGCATCCGGGTGGGAgtgtgtgtcagtacttcattctatttatggctgaatcgtatcccattgtatggacataaccactttttttatccattatctgttgatggacatttgggttgttcccacaTTTTGTTAAACTCTGCCTTCTTGACTGTGGGGATGCCCCGCAGTTGTGTTTAATGCCACACACTGTCCCCCTTCTCTTCCTTACACACTTGTCTGTGGACAGGGTGACCTGGCACCAGCTGGTCACACCCCATCACCCATTGAATGGCCACCAGCTGGCCCTTGGACAGAGCAAGCTTTGATGGCCTTTTCTCCCCTTGGAGCTGCAGGAGGTT is a genomic window of Lagenorhynchus albirostris chromosome 14, mLagAlb1.1, whole genome shotgun sequence containing:
- the CASTOR1 gene encoding cytosolic arginine sensor for mTORC1 subunit 1 isoform X1, giving the protein MELHILEHRVRVLSLARPGLWLYTHPLIKLLFLPRRSRCKFFSLTETPEDYTLMVDEEGFKELPPSEFLQVAEATWLVLNVSSHSGAAVQAAGVTKIARSVIAPLAEHHVSVLMLSTYQTDFILVREQDLSVVMHTLAQEFDIYREVGGEPVPVARDDSSNGFPRAQHGPSPTVHPIQSPENRFCVLTLDPETLPAIATTLIDVLFYSHSPPKEAASGGPGSSSITFFAFSLIEGYISIVMDAETQKKFPSDLLLTSSSGELWRMVRIGGQPLGFDECGIVAQIAGPLAAADISAYYISTFNFDHALVPEDGIGSVIKVLQHRQEGLGS
- the CASTOR1 gene encoding cytosolic arginine sensor for mTORC1 subunit 1 isoform X2; protein product: MPPIGSEGLVLGAQGPTLRDCRRGCKFFSLTETPEDYTLMVDEEGFKELPPSEFLQVAEATWLVLNVSSHSGAAVQAAGVTKIARSVIAPLAEHHVSVLMLSTYQTDFILVREQDLSVVMHTLAQEFDIYREVGGEPVPVARDDSSNGFPRAQHGPSPTVHPIQSPENRFCVLTLDPETLPAIATTLIDVLFYSHSPPKEAASGGPGSSSITFFAFSLIEGYISIVMDAETQKKFPSDLLLTSSSGELWRMVRIGGQPLGFDECGIVAQIAGPLAAADISAYYISTFNFDHALVPEDGIGSVIKVLQHRQEGLGS